Genomic window (Escherichia fergusonii ATCC 35469):
AGCCATTGTTACCGCTGACGGCGACATCATTACGCAGGGAGACACCGAATATCGTTTCGCTCTGGAATCCATTTCTAAAATCTGCACCCTTGCACTGGCATTGGAAGATGTCGGCCCGGAAGAAGTGCATAACAAGATTGGTGCCGATCCAACTGGCTTACCGTTTAACTCGGTTATTGCTCTGGAACTGCATCAGGGTAAGCCGCTGTCACCATTGGTCAATGCCGGCGCTATGTCTACCGTCAGCCTGGTGAATGCGCGGGATCGTGAAAACCGTTGGTCACGCATTCTTCATATGCAGCAGCAACTTACCGGAGCACCAGTGGCACTGTCTGACGAAGTGAATCAATCGGAACAAACAACTAATTTCCATAACCGCGCAATTGCCTGGCTGCTGTATTCCGCTAACACACTTTACTGCGATCCCATGGAAGCCTGCGACGTTTACACCCGCCAGTGTTCAACGCTTATTAATACCATTGAACTGGCAACCATTGGGGCAACCTTTGCTGCCGGAGGAGTCAATCCCCTGAGCAAACAACGGGTAGTGAAAGAGGAAAATGTGCCTTTTATTCTGGCGGAGATGATGATGGAAGGAATGTATGGCAGCTCTGGCGACTGGGCTTATACCGTTGGATTACCTGCAAAAAGCGGTGTCGGCGGCGGTATTCTGGCTGTCGTCCCCGGAGTAATGGGAATTGCGGCCTTTGCCCCGCCCCTGGATGACGCTGGCAATAGCGTTCGTGGGCAAAAAATGGTGGCAGCCGTTGCTCAGGAACTGGGCTATAACCTGTTTCGTGGTCATCAGACTCGCTGATTAATTCCCGCTTTTTAGGCCAGATGCAAAGATTTAAGAATCATCCCATACCCGTGCCAACTATGCTTAATGTTCAAAAAACGAGCGCGGCGCGGATATAACACCATTCTTAAATCAACTTATTATGCGGAGGCCTGGCATGAGCACCCCTGGCAACAATGCTGAAGAGAACCGTCCAGGCAACACCCTGGGCCATCACGATCTTAGTGTACCCCCTCCCCCCCAATACTTACCTTTAACACTGAATATCAACGGCAAATACCACCAGCTTAAGGTTGATAGCCGCACCACATTGTTGGATGTTTTACGTGAAAATCTGCAACTGACGGGAACGAAAAAAGGATGTGATCACGGGCAGTGTGGCGCGTGTACCGTTATCGTCAATGGCCGACGTGTCAATGCCTGCCTGACGCTGGCAATTATGAATCAGGATGCTGATGTCATTACCATTGAAGGACTCGGTACGCCAGAAAACCTGCATTTAATGCAAGCGGCCTTTATCAAACATGACGGTTTTCAATGTGGTTACTGTACCCCCGGACAAATTTGTTCGGCAGTCGCCATGCTGGAAGAGCTTGATGCCGGGATCCCCAGCCACGTAACGGAAAATTTGCTGACGCCACCAGAACAAACCGCTGACGAAATACGCGAACGCATGAGCGGCAATCTGTGCCGCTGCGGTGCTTACTCCAACATTCTTGCTGCAATTGAGGATGTCGCCAGGAGTAAAAAATCATGAAAGCTTTTACGTTTGAACGCGCAAACACTCCCGCCGAAGCCGCCGCCAGCGCACAACGTACACCTGGGGCGAAATTTATTGCTGGTGGAACCAATCTTCTTGATTTGATGAAACTGGAGATTGAAACCCCGACACATCTTATTGATGTCAATCACCTGGGCATGAATCACATTGAGCCCACTACGGCTGGTGGGCTGCGTATTGGCGCTCTGGTGCGTAATGCTGATCTGGCGGCAGATGAACGTATTCGCCGGGATTACGCCGTGCTCTCACGGGCATTACTGGCAGGAGCGTCGGCGCAACTGCGTAACCAGGCAAGCACCGCCGGAAATTTACTCCAGCGTACGCGTTGCCCCTATTTTTATGACACTAATCAGCCGTGTAATAAACGCCAGCCTGGAAGTGGTTGCGCCGCACTGCATGGCAAAAACCGCCAACTGGCAGTGGTCGGCACCAGCGACGCCTGTATTGCCACACATCCCAGCGATATGGCCGTAGCCATGCAATTGCTCGATGCGGTTGTAGAAACCGTGACCCCGGATGGCAGCGAACGGCACATTCCACTTAGCGATTTTTATTGCTCTCCCGGCGACTCACCTCAGCGTGAAACGGTATTAACCGCAGGGGAATTGATCGTCGCCGTCACTTTGCCCCCGCCCATTGTCGGCACACATGTTTATCGCAAAATCCGTGATCGCGCCTCTTATGCCTTTGCACTGGTATCTGTGGCCGCCATTATTCAGCCCGATGGAAACGGTCGCGTTGCCTTAGGGGGCGTAGCACACAAACCCTGGCGTATGAATGAAGCAGATAAACGCATTCCCCTGGGTACAAAGGCGGTTTATGAACAACTGTTCGCTACTGCCCACCCGACTGCAGAAAATGAATACAAGCTCATTCTGGCGAAGCGCACACTCGCCTCAGTATTAACGCAAGCGGGAGTAACACGATGAAATTTGATAAACCAGCAGGTCAAAACCCTGTTGATCGGCTCCTGGTTGTCGGTCATCCTCATGACCGCATTGATGGTAAACGTAAAGTCACTGGTACTGCTCCGTACGCCTGGGAATGGCATGATGAAGCCACAAAAGTTGCGTATGGCTACATTGTGACCTCAGCTATCGCCAAAGGTCGGATTACATCACTCGACACACACAATGCGGACAACGCACCTGGTGTGCTGGCGGTAGTTACGGCACAAAATGCCGGGCCACTCGGTAAAGGAGAACAAAACACAGCTACACTGCTCGGTGGCCCGGAAATTGAACACTACCATCAGGCTATTGCGCTGGTAGTGGCTGAAACGTTTGAACAGGCGCGAGCTGCTGCTTCTCTGGTTCAGGTGCAATATGAACAGCAAGCTGGTGAGTATGATCTTGCCGCAGCCATACCCAATGCCACTGCGCCCCCCGAATATGAAGAAGATAAAACAACGGGTGACTTCGCCAGTGCCTTTGCAGGTGCTGCGATAACCCTTGATGCAACCTACACCACGCCGGATCAAAGCCATATGGCAATGGAACCCCATGCATCATTAGCTTTCTGGCATGGCGATCAACTAACGATCCGCACTTCCAATCAGATGATCGACTGGTGTCGTAGCGATCTGGCGAAAACGCTAAAAATACCAAAGGAAAAGATCCGCGTGTTATCGCCGTGGATCGGCGGCGGTTTTGGCGGAAAACTGTTTCTGCGCAGTGATGCCCTACTGGCAGCGATTGGCGCAAGAATGATCCAGCGTCCGGTGAAAGTGATGCTCCCTCGCCCTGTCATAGCAAATAACACCACCCATCGCCCGGCAACCATTCAGCGTATTCGTCTTGGCACCGATATTGAAGGACGTATTTGCGCAATTTCGCATAAAAGTTATTCCGGCAATCTGCCCGGCGGCACTCCAGAAATCGCCGTTCAACAAAGTGAACTTCTGTATGCAGGAGCTCATCGTCATACCGGATTGCGACTGGCAAAACTCGATCTTCCTGAGGGCAATGCCATGCGTGCCCCCGGCGAAACGCCGGGATTGATGGCTCTGGAGATCGCTATCGATGAAATTGCGGAAAAAGCGGGCCTCGATCCTGTAGAGTTCCGCATACTTAACGACACACAAGTTGATCCCGCTAACCCGAATCGCCCCTTCTCGCGTCGTCAATTGGTTGAATGCCTGCGCACGGGTGCAGACCGTTTTGGCTGGAGCAAACGCAACGCCAGACCAGGACAAAACAAAGAAGGTGAATGGCTGACAGGAATGGGAATGGCGGCTGGTTTTCGCAATAATTTGCTGACCCCTTCCGGGGCACGTGTGCATCTGGAGTTGGACGGTACGCTTACGGTTGAAACCGATATGACGGATATCGGTACGGGCAGTTACACCATCATTGCCCAGACTGCCGCCGAAATGTTGGGGCTGCCACTGGAAAAAGTGAATGTGCACCTTGGTGATTCCAGTTTTCCGATATCCGGTGGTTCGGGCGGACAATGGGGAGCCAACACATCGACATCGGGCGTTTATGCTGCCTGCGTCAAACTACGTGAAGCCATTGCTAAAAAGCTGGGATTTGCGCCCGACGATACGGAGTTTACCGGCGAGAAGGTGCATTGTGGTGAGCGTCATGCGCGTTTAACGGATGCACTCAACAACGGCAGAATCAGCGCGCAGGATCAGATTGAATTTGGCGATCTGGATGAACAGTTCCAGCAATCCACTTTTGCCGGGCATTTTATTGAAGTTGCTGTACACCGGATGACCGGTGAGATTCGTGTACGACGAATGTTGGCAGTATGTGCTGCCGGGCGAATTCTTAACCCCAAAACAGCACGTAGCCAGGTGATTGGTGCTATGACCATGGGCCTGGGTGCGGCATTAATGGAGGAGTTGTTGGTTGATACTCGCCAGGGTTATTTCGTTAATCATGATATGGCGAGCTATGAGATCCCGGTACATGCTGACATCCCCCTTCAGGAAGTGATCTTCCTGGATGATACAGATCCCGTCTCATCGCCTGTGAAAGCCAAAGGGGTAGGAGAACTGGGGCTTTGCGGCGTCAGCGCGGCAATTGCCAACGCGATTTATAACGCCACCGGTGTACGCCGACGAGATTACCCCATTACGCCAGATAAACTCCTGTGCGCCCTTCCTGATCGCTTGTGAGGTTAAACCATGTTGCAAAAGGTCACTCACAATCACATTTTAGCCACGCCAAAGCAGGCACTGCTAACCGATGACCGTCAGAGGGTTTTACGTTTTGCTGCCGAGGCGTTAACGGCGGGTATGGCTGCAGCACTGGTTACGCTTGTGGAAGTTCGTGGCGGGGCAGCAAGGCGCCCCGGCGCGCAGATGGCGGTACGTGAAGATGGCGCGTACTGCGGCTTTGTCTCCGGCGGCTGCGTGGAAGCGGCTGCCGCTTATGAAGCACTGGAAGCGCTCGCCTGTGGTGTTGACCGCAAGGTTATTTACGGAGTAGGTTCTCCCTGGTTCGATATCGTACTGCCTTGCGGCGGCGGTATTACCCTGGCAGTTCACTGCCTTAAATCAGTAACACCTTTGCTGGCAGTACTTAATCAATTAACTCAACGTCAACCAGCCGGGCTGCGCTACTCGTCTGCAGATCAATCGTTGCAGTTTCTTGCCCACGCACCACAAAGCTCCAGGCAGGAAGATTTCATCGCAATAGGTTATCGCCCCGCTACGCGGGTCGTCATTTTCGGTCATTCGGTTGAAGCACAGGCTACCGCCAGTATCGCGAAGACGGCGGGATATGATGTACAAACCAGTGATACTTTTACTCCCCAGTTGGCAACGTTAGTCGATACCGATACTGCGGTGATTTTGTTATTGCACGACCTGGATATTGAACAGCCAGTGCTGGAGGTAGCACTGGCCGCAAAGCCTTTCTATATTGGCGCCATGGGCAGTCAACGTACACATCTTAAACGTGTCCAACGTTTGCAAAACAAGGGCTGGAGTGAAAAGGAAATTGCACGGATAAAAGCACCAATTGGTATCTTCCCAAAAGCCCGTGATGCATATTCACTGGCGCTTTCAGTGCTGGCAGACGTGGCGGCTGTACGCCACCAGCAGGGGAACGAAGTATGAGCGTTGCTCTGGTAGTCATTGTCCTGGCTGCGGGGGCTGGAAGACGGTTTATCGCTTCCGGCGCAAAGACACACAAACTCGATACTCTCCTTCATCATCAGACCGTGCTCGGGCATGTGCTGACGACAGTAAAAGCTTCCGGGCTGGGCTGCTATGTTGTACGGCCAGCTGGCGGTACTGCGGGTATAGGCGAATCTATTGCATTGGGTGTGAAAGCCACGGCTAACGCCGGGGGATGGTTAATTCTGCCCGCTGATTTACCCCTTATCCGTTCTGCTACACTGCGACAGGTAGCCCAGGAACTGGAGAATAAACCGATCGTGGTGCCTTTCTGGCAGCAACAAGCCGGGCATCCGGTCGGATTTGCTGGTGAATATTTTACGCCACTGAGCCAACTGACGGGCGACTGTGGAGGTCGTGAAATTGTCCGCGCCGCGCGTAAAAAAGGTTTGGTGTTGGATTGTCCAGTTACTGACCGTGGCATTGTACAAGATATTGATACCCTGGCTGATTTGCACCTTGCCAGACATTTTTCGCCAACATACAGTGTTGATGACTAATACCATTTGTTCAATTTCAGGCTACTGTTGTACTAAGCACAAGACCTGCGCAGTTTGTCGGCTATATTTTTCACATCAGGAGTTTTCATGACCGGGGAACATGTCATTTTAGTGGATGCGCAAGGCAAGCCTTTCGCAACGCGGGAAAAATATGCCGCTCACACTTCTGAGACACCTTTACATCTCGCTTTTTCAAGTTGGCTATTTAACAACGAAGGTCAGTTACTGGTTACCCGCCGCGCACTGAGCAAAAAAGCATGGCCTGGCGTGTGGACTAACTCGGTTTGTGGGCACCCACAACTGGGAGAAAGCAACGAAGACGCGGTGATCCGCCGTTGCCGTTATGAGCTTGGCGTGGAAATTACGCCTCCTGAATCTATCTATCCTGACTTCTGCTATCGCGCCACCGATCCGAATGGCATTGTAGAAAATGAAGTATGTCCGGTATTTGCCGCACGCACGACCAGTGCGTTACAGATCAACGATGATGAAGTGATGGATTATCAATGGTGTGATTTAGCAGCGGTTTTACGCGGTATTGATGCCACACCGTGGGCGTTCAGTCCGTGGATGGTGATGCAGGCAGCCAATAGTGAAGCAAGAAAATTGTTGTCTGCTTTCGCGCAGCACAATTAAAAAACCCCGACATTTGCCGGGGTTGTGAGCATAATGTAATGCTTATTTCACCGGACGCATCGCAGGGAACAGAATAACGTCACGGATGGTATGGCTGTTGGTGAACAGCATTACCATACGGTCGATACCAATTCCCAGACCTGCTGTCGGCGGTAAGCCGTGTTCCAGTGCGGTGACGTAATCTTCGTCGTAGAACATCGCTTCGTCGTCACCTGCATCTTTCGCGGCAACCTGATCCAGGAAGCGCTGCGCCTGATCTTCCGCGTCATTCAGCTCGCTAAAGCCGTTACCGATTTCACGACCACCAATGAAGAACTCAAAGCGGTCAGTGATTTCCGGGTTAACGTCATTACGACGCGCCAGCGGAGAAACTTCTGCCGGATATTCAGTAATGAAGGTCGGCTGAATCAGATGTGCTTCTGCCACTTCTTCGAAGATCTCGGTAACGATACGGCCCAGACCCCAGCTCTTCTCAACGTGGATGCCGATAGATTCAGCAATCGCTTTCGCAGAGTCGAAGTTGTCCAGATCCGCCATGTCGGTTTCCGGGCGATATTTCTTGATCGCTTCACGCATGGTCAGTTTTTCGAACGGTTTACCGAAGTCCAGCGTCACGTCGCCGTAGGTCACTTCGGTCTTACCGAGAATATCCTGTGCCAGAGTACGGAACAGCGATTCGGTCAGCTCGATCAGATCTTTGTAATCCGCGTAAGCCATGTAGAGTTCCATCATGGTGAACTCTGGGTTATGACGTACGGAGATACCTTCGTTACGGAAGTTACGGTTGATTTCGAATACACGCTCGAAGCCACCAACCACCAGACGCTTGAGGTACAGTTCCGGCGCGATACGCAGGTACATGTCGAGATCCAGCGCGTTATGGTGGGTGATAAACGGACGCGCAGCGGCACCGCCAGGGATCACCTGCATCATCGGCGTTTCAACTTCCATAAAGCCACGATTCACCATGAACTGGCGAATGCCAGAGAGGATCTGCGAACGCACTTTAAAGGTGTTGCGGGATTCATCGTTAGAGATGAGATCCAGATAACGCTGACGATAACGCGCTTCCTGATCCTGCAAACCGTGGAATTTGTCCGGCAGCGGACGCAGTGCTTTGGTCAGCAGACGCAGCTCGGTGCAATGGATCGACAGTTCGCCAGTTTTGGTTTTGAACAGTTTACCTTTCGCGCCGAGGATATCGCCGAGATCCCATTTTTTGAATTGATCGTTATAAACACCTTCCGGCAGATCGTCACGAGCCACATACAGCTGAATGCGACCACCGACATCCTGCAGAGTAACGAAGGAGGCTTTACCCATAATACGACGGGTCATCATGCGGCCAGCAACGGCAACTTCGATGTTCAGTGCTTCCAGTTCTTCGTTTTCTTTGCCGTCGAATTCTGCGTGCAATTGGTCAGAGGTATGATCGCGACGGAAATCGTTCGGGAAGGCAATCCCCTGCTCACGCAGGTTCGCCAGCTTCTCACGACGCGTTTTCAGCTCATTATTAAGATCGACTACCGCGTCAGCGCCCTGTGCGTGTTGTTCAGACATGTTGGTTCCTCATAACCCTGCTTTCAAACTTGCTTCGATAAATTGATCCAGGCTGCCGTCCAGCACTGCCTGCGTGTTGCGGGTTTCAACCCCGGTGCGCAGATCTTTAATGCGGGAGTCATCAAGGACATAAGAACGAATCTGGCTGCCCCAGCCGATGTCAGATTTGTTATCTTCCATCGCCTGTTTCTCGGCATTTTTCTTCTGCATCTCCAGTTCATAAAGCTTCGCTTTCATCTGCTTCATGGCCTGGTCTTTGTTTTTGTGCTGGGAACGGTCGTTCTGGCATTGGGTCACAATCCCGGTTGGGATGTGAGTAATACGCACCGCAGATTCGGTACGGTTAACGTGCTGACCACCCGCGCCGGATGCGCGATAAACGTCGATGCGCAGATCCGCCGGATTGATTTCGATATCGATATCATCATCAACTTCCGGGTAAACAAACGCGGAGCTGAACGACGTGTGGCGACGACCGCCGGAGTCAAACGGGCTCTTACGCACCAGGCGGTGAACGCCGGTTTCTGTACGCAGCCAGCCGTAAGCGTAATCGCCGGAGATTTTGATAGTCACGGATTTAATACCCGCCACTTCACCTTCCGACTCTTCGATGATTTCAGTTTTGAAACCACGCGATTCAGCCCAGCGCAGATACATACGCTCAAGCATGCTCGCCCAGTCCTGTGCTTCCGTACCGCCAGAACCTGCCTGAATATCGAGGTAGCAGTCGGCGCTATCATATTCGCCAGAGAACATACGACGGAACTCAAGCTGCGCCAGTTTTTCTTCCAGGGCGTCGAGTTCAGCAACGGCTTCGTTAAAGGTTTCTTCGTCGTCAGCTTCTACAGCCAGCTCCAGCAGACCTGAAACATCTTCCAGCCCCTGTTTCATTTGGTCGAGGGTGTCGACAACGGCTTCGAGGGAGGAACGCTCTTTACCCAGCGCCTGTGCGCGTTCGGGTTCGTTCCAGACATCCGGCTGTTCCAGCTCGGCGTTTACTTCTTCCAGACGCTCTTTCTTGGCGTCGTAGTCAAAGATACCCCCTAAGAACGTCGGAGCGTTCCGTGAGGTCCTGAATGCGATTATTTACCGGATTAATTTCAAACATGGTCTGATTTCTTTTATTGAGCTAGTCAAAATGCGGTGATAAGAGCGGGATTGTACCCAATCCACGCTCTTTTTTATAGATAATATGACGCTAAATTGGCCAGATATTGTCGATGATAATTTGCAGGCTGCGGTTGCCGCGAAACTCGTTGATATCCAGCTTGTAAGCCAGTTGCACTTCGCGCACGCCGTTATCCGGCCAGAGGGCGGTATCGACATTAAAAGCAATACCGTCCAGCAGCGGACCGCCGCCGACCGGTTCGACCATGACTTTCAAATGACGCTCGCCCACCAGCCGCTGTTGCAGCAGACGGAAATGACCGTCAAACAGCGGCTCCGGGAACATCTGCCCCCACGGGCCAGCATCGCGCAGCAGTTGCGCCACTTCCATGGTCATTTCGGCTGGGCTTAGCGGACCGTCTGACACCACTTCGCCTTGCAATAGTGAAGGGTCCAGCCACTCAGTAACCAGTTCGCCAAACCGTTGCTGAAAGAGTTCGAATTTATCCTCTTCCAGCGACAGGCCTGCCGCCATCGCATGACCGCCAAACTTCAGCATCATGCCGGGGTAGAGTGTGTCTAATCGCTCCAGCGCATCACGCATATGCAGCCCCTGAATGGAGCGACCGGAACCTTTCAGCGTACCGTCACCCGCAGGCGCAAAAGCGATAACCGGACGGTGAAAACGCTCTTTAATACGCGAAGCCAGAATACCAACCACGCCCTGATGCCATTCCGGGTGATACATCGCCAGCCCGCCGGGTAGCGTGTCGCGGCTGCGCTCCAGTTTCTCGCACAGGGTCAGAGCTTCAACCTGCATTCCCTGTTCGATCTCTTTTCGCGTCTGGTTTAGCGCATCGAGTTCATTTGCCAGTACGCGCGCTTCGCCGATGTTGTCGCACAGCAACAGCGCCACACCAACGGACATATCATCCAGTCTCCCGGCTGCATTGAGACGTGGCCCCAGCGCAAAACCTAAATCGCTGGCGGCGAGTTTTTGTGCATCGCGGTTGGCCACTTCCAGCAGCGCTTTAATCCCTGGACGGCACTTTCCGGCACGGATGCGACTCATCCCCTGCCAGGTCAGAATGCGATTATTAGCATCCAGCGGCACGACGTCCGCCACTGTCCCCAACGCGACCAGATCCAGCAGTTCTGCCAGGTTAGGAATTGCGATGCCGCGCTCATCAAACCAGCCCTGATCACGCAAAAAGGTGCGCAGCGCCAGCATTAAATAAAACGCCACACCCACGCCTGCCAGTGATTTCGACGGGAAATTGCAGTCGCGCAAGTTAGGGTTAATGATCGCTTCCGCCGCGGGTAATGTTTCGCCCGGCAAATGGTGATCGGTAACAATAACCGGAATGCCCAACGATCGAGCATGTTCAACCCCCGCATGGGAGGAAATGCCGTTATCCACCGTGACAATTAACTGCGCGCCACGGGCATGGGCCTGATCGACCACTTCCGGGCTTAAGCCGTAACCGTCTTCGAAACGGTTTGGTACCAGATAGTCGATATTGCTGCAACCAAGCGAGCGCATCGCCAGCACGCTTAGAGCCGTGCTGGTGGCACCGTCGGCGTCGAAGTCACCGACCACCATAATCCGCGTTCCTTCGCGAAAAGCGTTGTAAAGGATCTCAACGGCCTTTTCGACGCCGCTCAGTTGCTGCCAGGGCAGCATACCTTTTACACTACGTTCCAGTTCTTGCGCACTGCGTACTCCCCGGCTGGCATATAAACGGCGCAGCAA
Coding sequences:
- the glsA gene encoding glutaminase A, which gives rise to MATEHDKLQQAVKKAWQQYSTLQGGTNASYIPYLASVPANLSALAIVTADGDIITQGDTEYRFALESISKICTLALALEDVGPEEVHNKIGADPTGLPFNSVIALELHQGKPLSPLVNAGAMSTVSLVNARDRENRWSRILHMQQQLTGAPVALSDEVNQSEQTTNFHNRAIAWLLYSANTLYCDPMEACDVYTRQCSTLINTIELATIGATFAAGGVNPLSKQRVVKEENVPFILAEMMMEGMYGSSGDWAYTVGLPAKSGVGGGILAVVPGVMGIAAFAPPLDDAGNSVRGQKMVAAVAQELGYNLFRGHQTR
- the paoA gene encoding aldehyde dehydrogenase iron-sulfur subunit PaoA; amino-acid sequence: MSTPGNNAEENRPGNTLGHHDLSVPPPPQYLPLTLNINGKYHQLKVDSRTTLLDVLRENLQLTGTKKGCDHGQCGACTVIVNGRRVNACLTLAIMNQDADVITIEGLGTPENLHLMQAAFIKHDGFQCGYCTPGQICSAVAMLEELDAGIPSHVTENLLTPPEQTADEIRERMSGNLCRCGAYSNILAAIEDVARSKKS
- a CDS encoding FAD binding domain-containing protein; translation: MKAFTFERANTPAEAAASAQRTPGAKFIAGGTNLLDLMKLEIETPTHLIDVNHLGMNHIEPTTAGGLRIGALVRNADLAADERIRRDYAVLSRALLAGASAQLRNQASTAGNLLQRTRCPYFYDTNQPCNKRQPGSGCAALHGKNRQLAVVGTSDACIATHPSDMAVAMQLLDAVVETVTPDGSERHIPLSDFYCSPGDSPQRETVLTAGELIVAVTLPPPIVGTHVYRKIRDRASYAFALVSVAAIIQPDGNGRVALGGVAHKPWRMNEADKRIPLGTKAVYEQLFATAHPTAENEYKLILAKRTLASVLTQAGVTR
- the paoC gene encoding aldehyde oxidoreductase molybdenum-binding subunit PaoC, with protein sequence MKFDKPAGQNPVDRLLVVGHPHDRIDGKRKVTGTAPYAWEWHDEATKVAYGYIVTSAIAKGRITSLDTHNADNAPGVLAVVTAQNAGPLGKGEQNTATLLGGPEIEHYHQAIALVVAETFEQARAAASLVQVQYEQQAGEYDLAAAIPNATAPPEYEEDKTTGDFASAFAGAAITLDATYTTPDQSHMAMEPHASLAFWHGDQLTIRTSNQMIDWCRSDLAKTLKIPKEKIRVLSPWIGGGFGGKLFLRSDALLAAIGARMIQRPVKVMLPRPVIANNTTHRPATIQRIRLGTDIEGRICAISHKSYSGNLPGGTPEIAVQQSELLYAGAHRHTGLRLAKLDLPEGNAMRAPGETPGLMALEIAIDEIAEKAGLDPVEFRILNDTQVDPANPNRPFSRRQLVECLRTGADRFGWSKRNARPGQNKEGEWLTGMGMAAGFRNNLLTPSGARVHLELDGTLTVETDMTDIGTGSYTIIAQTAAEMLGLPLEKVNVHLGDSSFPISGGSGGQWGANTSTSGVYAACVKLREAIAKKLGFAPDDTEFTGEKVHCGERHARLTDALNNGRISAQDQIEFGDLDEQFQQSTFAGHFIEVAVHRMTGEIRVRRMLAVCAAGRILNPKTARSQVIGAMTMGLGAALMEELLVDTRQGYFVNHDMASYEIPVHADIPLQEVIFLDDTDPVSSPVKAKGVGELGLCGVSAAIANAIYNATGVRRRDYPITPDKLLCALPDRL
- a CDS encoding XdhC family protein, whose protein sequence is MLQKVTHNHILATPKQALLTDDRQRVLRFAAEALTAGMAAALVTLVEVRGGAARRPGAQMAVREDGAYCGFVSGGCVEAAAAYEALEALACGVDRKVIYGVGSPWFDIVLPCGGGITLAVHCLKSVTPLLAVLNQLTQRQPAGLRYSSADQSLQFLAHAPQSSRQEDFIAIGYRPATRVVIFGHSVEAQATASIAKTAGYDVQTSDTFTPQLATLVDTDTAVILLLHDLDIEQPVLEVALAAKPFYIGAMGSQRTHLKRVQRLQNKGWSEKEIARIKAPIGIFPKARDAYSLALSVLADVAAVRHQQGNEV
- a CDS encoding NTP transferase domain-containing protein, giving the protein MSVALVVIVLAAGAGRRFIASGAKTHKLDTLLHHQTVLGHVLTTVKASGLGCYVVRPAGGTAGIGESIALGVKATANAGGWLILPADLPLIRSATLRQVAQELENKPIVVPFWQQQAGHPVGFAGEYFTPLSQLTGDCGGREIVRAARKKGLVLDCPVTDRGIVQDIDTLADLHLARHFSPTYSVDD
- the idi gene encoding isopentenyl-diphosphate Delta-isomerase produces the protein MTGEHVILVDAQGKPFATREKYAAHTSETPLHLAFSSWLFNNEGQLLVTRRALSKKAWPGVWTNSVCGHPQLGESNEDAVIRRCRYELGVEITPPESIYPDFCYRATDPNGIVENEVCPVFAARTTSALQINDDEVMDYQWCDLAAVLRGIDATPWAFSPWMVMQAANSEARKLLSAFAQHN
- the lysS gene encoding lysine--tRNA ligase → MSEQHAQGADAVVDLNNELKTRREKLANLREQGIAFPNDFRRDHTSDQLHAEFDGKENEELEALNIEVAVAGRMMTRRIMGKASFVTLQDVGGRIQLYVARDDLPEGVYNDQFKKWDLGDILGAKGKLFKTKTGELSIHCTELRLLTKALRPLPDKFHGLQDQEARYRQRYLDLISNDESRNTFKVRSQILSGIRQFMVNRGFMEVETPMMQVIPGGAAARPFITHHNALDLDMYLRIAPELYLKRLVVGGFERVFEINRNFRNEGISVRHNPEFTMMELYMAYADYKDLIELTESLFRTLAQDILGKTEVTYGDVTLDFGKPFEKLTMREAIKKYRPETDMADLDNFDSAKAIAESIGIHVEKSWGLGRIVTEIFEEVAEAHLIQPTFITEYPAEVSPLARRNDVNPEITDRFEFFIGGREIGNGFSELNDAEDQAQRFLDQVAAKDAGDDEAMFYDEDYVTALEHGLPPTAGLGIGIDRMVMLFTNSHTIRDVILFPAMRPVK
- the prfB gene encoding peptide chain release factor 2 (programmed frameshift) produces the protein MFEINPVNNRIQDLTERSDVLRGYLDYDAKKERLEEVNAELEQPDVWNEPERAQALGKERSSLEAVVDTLDQMKQGLEDVSGLLELAVEADDEETFNEAVAELDALEEKLAQLEFRRMFSGEYDSADCYLDIQAGSGGTEAQDWASMLERMYLRWAESRGFKTEIIEESEGEVAGIKSVTIKISGDYAYGWLRTETGVHRLVRKSPFDSGGRRHTSFSSAFVYPEVDDDIDIEINPADLRIDVYRASGAGGQHVNRTESAVRITHIPTGIVTQCQNDRSQHKNKDQAMKQMKAKLYELEMQKKNAEKQAMEDNKSDIGWGSQIRSYVLDDSRIKDLRTGVETRNTQAVLDGSLDQFIEASLKAGL
- the recJ gene encoding single-stranded-DNA-specific exonuclease RecJ, whose translation is MKQQIQLRRREVDETADLPAELPPLLRRLYASRGVRSAQELERSVKGMLPWQQLSGVEKAVEILYNAFREGTRIMVVGDFDADGATSTALSVLAMRSLGCSNIDYLVPNRFEDGYGLSPEVVDQAHARGAQLIVTVDNGISSHAGVEHARSLGIPVIVTDHHLPGETLPAAEAIINPNLRDCNFPSKSLAGVGVAFYLMLALRTFLRDQGWFDERGIAIPNLAELLDLVALGTVADVVPLDANNRILTWQGMSRIRAGKCRPGIKALLEVANRDAQKLAASDLGFALGPRLNAAGRLDDMSVGVALLLCDNIGEARVLANELDALNQTRKEIEQGMQVEALTLCEKLERSRDTLPGGLAMYHPEWHQGVVGILASRIKERFHRPVIAFAPAGDGTLKGSGRSIQGLHMRDALERLDTLYPGMMLKFGGHAMAAGLSLEEDKFELFQQRFGELVTEWLDPSLLQGEVVSDGPLSPAEMTMEVAQLLRDAGPWGQMFPEPLFDGHFRLLQQRLVGERHLKVMVEPVGGGPLLDGIAFNVDTALWPDNGVREVQLAYKLDINEFRGNRSLQIIIDNIWPI